The following are encoded in a window of Roseimaritima ulvae genomic DNA:
- a CDS encoding SOUL family heme-binding protein, protein MKKRVTSALVVVTLAILGTAVWTFTARAAYESAEYEVVESDGAFEVRDYPDLMLAATDSQPQAKGRDGSFMRLFGYISGANQAEQKIEMTTPVFMQGGDEEASGSMGFVLPKEVAAEGAPEPTGEKVKLRKRPGGRFAVVRFSGRLDATSARQQEAKLREWMKSQGLQAAGEVETAGYDPPFTPPPLRRNEILIRLQPVDEAPPGEESQNQTAAEQ, encoded by the coding sequence ATGAAGAAACGAGTCACTTCCGCCCTGGTGGTCGTCACGCTGGCGATTCTCGGCACCGCTGTTTGGACGTTTACCGCCCGAGCCGCCTACGAATCGGCCGAATACGAGGTCGTGGAGTCGGACGGGGCGTTTGAAGTTCGCGACTACCCGGATCTGATGCTGGCCGCCACCGATTCGCAGCCGCAGGCCAAGGGCCGCGACGGCAGCTTCATGCGGTTGTTTGGATACATCAGCGGCGCCAACCAAGCGGAGCAGAAAATCGAGATGACGACGCCCGTGTTCATGCAAGGCGGCGACGAGGAGGCTTCCGGCTCGATGGGATTTGTGCTTCCCAAGGAAGTGGCCGCCGAGGGCGCCCCGGAGCCGACCGGCGAGAAAGTGAAGCTGCGAAAACGTCCCGGCGGGCGGTTTGCCGTGGTGCGTTTCTCCGGGCGCCTGGACGCCACGTCGGCACGGCAGCAGGAGGCCAAGTTGCGAGAGTGGATGAAGTCGCAAGGTTTGCAGGCGGCCGGCGAAGTGGAAACGGCCGGCTACGATCCGCCCTTCACGCCGCCACCGCTGCGACGCAACGAAATCCTGATCCGTCTCCAACCGGTCGATGAAGCACCGCCCGGCGAGGAAAGTCAAAATCAGACAGCCGCTGAGCAATGA
- a CDS encoding pirin family protein produces the protein MRSPTRITTAKPHLEGAGVHLHRGFGFGETTPFDPFLLFDDFRNDDPSRYRNGFPWHPHRGIETITYVLAGTVEHADSLGNRGTLGAGDLQWMTAGSGILHQEMPQGDSAGRMHGFQLWANLPAKHKMTAPRYQDIHAADIPTVVDDDGTSVRILSGDFWGRQGPVASIATDPRYLDISLPANMVRTIPIETTRHAFAYVFAGSVRFKDASDPRDVRVEDPMNHGQELTEFAGNRSLVLFDQGDSIRVEAGDEGGRFLLVSGEPLKEPVAWRGPIVMNTQDELRQAWQELGDGTFIKAQPA, from the coding sequence ATGAGAAGTCCCACACGCATCACCACCGCCAAGCCGCATTTGGAAGGCGCCGGCGTGCATCTGCACCGCGGCTTTGGGTTCGGCGAAACCACGCCCTTCGACCCGTTCCTGTTGTTCGATGACTTTCGCAACGACGACCCCAGTCGTTACCGCAATGGTTTTCCCTGGCATCCGCATCGCGGGATCGAAACCATCACCTACGTGCTGGCTGGCACCGTGGAGCACGCCGATAGCCTGGGCAACCGCGGCACGTTGGGCGCGGGCGACCTGCAGTGGATGACCGCCGGCAGCGGCATCCTCCACCAGGAAATGCCCCAGGGCGACTCCGCGGGACGAATGCACGGTTTTCAGCTGTGGGCCAACCTGCCCGCCAAGCACAAAATGACCGCGCCTCGGTACCAGGACATCCACGCCGCGGATATTCCCACGGTAGTCGATGACGATGGAACCAGCGTGCGGATCCTGAGTGGCGATTTTTGGGGCCGGCAAGGTCCGGTCGCAAGCATCGCCACCGACCCGCGATACCTGGACATCAGCCTGCCCGCGAACATGGTGCGGACGATCCCGATCGAAACCACGCGGCATGCCTTTGCGTATGTGTTCGCCGGTTCGGTGCGTTTTAAAGACGCCTCGGACCCACGAGACGTACGGGTGGAAGATCCCATGAATCACGGCCAAGAGTTGACGGAATTTGCCGGCAATCGTTCGCTGGTGCTGTTCGACCAAGGCGACTCGATCCGCGTCGAAGCGGGGGACGAAGGCGGCCGGTTCCTGTTGGTTTCGGGCGAACCGCTGAAAGAACCCGTGGCCTGGCGCGGACCGATCGTGATGAACACCCAAGACGAGCTCCGCCAAGCCTGGCAAGAACTCGGCGACGGCACGTTTATCAAAGCGCAACCCGCCTAG
- a CDS encoding DUF1501 domain-containing protein, with protein sequence MSSFTFIKALPVMPHINRRDSLFRIGTSLGSLAFASLLADEARAEQRSNPLAPQPGHVPAKAKNCIFLMMEGGPSHIDTFDPKPALAKLHLQEFTRSGERKSAMESGRRYFVQSPFRFGKYGESGADMAENWQHLSTVADELCFFRGCQVDSVNHPTAMYQMNCGNRFGGDPGIGAWVTYGLGSENQNLPGFVVLPEVSYPQGGAANWSNGYLPAFYQGTPLRPKGSPILNLSPPEGISAERQRLNLDLLKTLNQRHAQLHPQHRELAARLESYELAFRMQTEIPNAIHLDDESKATLDMYGIGADETDAFGRKCLLARKLVEKGVRFVQLFNGTWDSHDFIERAHGNLIRGVDQPIAALIKDLKARGLLDSTLIVWCGEFGRTPDNGVRGGVAYGRDHNPNAMTIWLAGGGCRAGHTIGATDETGMEAVEDVHPVRNFHVTLLRLLGLDDNKLTYYHAGRFKQLSQFGGKVIPELIG encoded by the coding sequence ATGAGTTCGTTTACGTTTATTAAGGCACTGCCCGTCATGCCGCATATCAATCGCCGCGATAGCCTGTTCCGCATCGGCACCTCGCTGGGCAGCCTGGCGTTTGCAAGCCTGTTGGCGGACGAGGCTCGCGCGGAGCAACGCTCCAACCCGCTGGCGCCACAGCCCGGACACGTGCCGGCCAAAGCCAAAAACTGCATCTTTTTGATGATGGAAGGCGGGCCCTCGCACATCGATACCTTCGATCCCAAACCCGCGCTGGCCAAACTGCATCTGCAGGAATTCACCCGCAGTGGCGAACGAAAATCGGCCATGGAAAGCGGGCGGCGCTATTTTGTGCAGAGCCCGTTTCGATTCGGTAAGTACGGCGAAAGCGGCGCGGACATGGCCGAGAACTGGCAGCACCTTTCCACGGTCGCCGACGAGCTGTGCTTCTTCCGCGGCTGTCAGGTCGATAGCGTCAACCATCCCACGGCGATGTATCAAATGAACTGCGGTAATCGCTTCGGCGGCGATCCCGGCATCGGTGCCTGGGTGACCTACGGACTGGGAAGCGAAAACCAGAACCTGCCCGGCTTTGTCGTGCTGCCCGAAGTCTCCTATCCGCAGGGCGGTGCGGCCAACTGGAGCAACGGGTACCTGCCGGCGTTTTACCAAGGCACCCCGCTGCGCCCCAAGGGATCGCCGATCCTGAACCTGTCGCCGCCCGAAGGCATCTCCGCGGAGAGGCAACGCCTGAATTTGGATCTGCTGAAAACGCTGAATCAACGCCACGCTCAACTGCATCCCCAACACCGGGAACTCGCCGCACGGCTGGAAAGTTACGAATTGGCGTTTCGCATGCAGACCGAAATCCCCAATGCCATCCATCTGGACGACGAATCGAAAGCGACCCTTGATATGTATGGGATCGGTGCCGACGAGACCGATGCGTTTGGCCGCAAATGTTTATTGGCGCGAAAGCTGGTCGAAAAAGGCGTGCGGTTTGTGCAGTTGTTCAATGGCACGTGGGATAGCCATGACTTTATTGAACGAGCCCACGGCAATCTGATTCGCGGTGTCGATCAACCGATTGCAGCGCTGATCAAAGACCTGAAAGCACGCGGTCTGTTGGACAGTACGCTGATTGTTTGGTGCGGAGAATTTGGCCGGACGCCCGACAACGGTGTCCGCGGTGGCGTCGCTTATGGTCGCGACCATAATCCCAACGCCATGACGATCTGGTTGGCCGGTGGCGGCTGCCGAGCGGGACACACAATCGGAGCCACCGACGAAACCGGCATGGAAGCCGTCGAAGATGTGCACCCCGTTCGCAACTTCCACGTCACCCTGCTGCGGCTGCTAGGCCTGGACGATAACAAGTTGACCTACTACCACGCCGGCCGGTTCAAACAGCTCAGTCAGTTCGGCGGCAAAGTCATCCCGGAACTGATCGGTTGA
- a CDS encoding PSD1 and planctomycete cytochrome C domain-containing protein yields MKISTAILGLFCLIGCWLPSLWAEDALPADHSEILFARRIAPLLREKCAACHGQQADEIEGGLDVTSLETLTAGGDSAAPGIVPGDPQRSSIYLAALREDADFSAMPPKQAERLSEEQLRWLADWIRSGAAWPSEQRQEAIQRAYASAWSVEDGVRVATSGGLSPAWTNRRYDPQDLWAYQPLRPLEVSEGDRAEIDVLIDEALPAELQPAPPATRGELIRRATFDLTGLPPTPEEWQAFLDDPRPDREAFADVVDRLLASPHYGERMAQHWLDVVRYADSSGFANDFERGNAWRYRDYVIRSFNNDKPYDRFLKEQLAGDEIMPDDPEGVIATGFLRMGPWELTGMEVERIARQRFLDDVTNSVGETFLGHSLQCARCHDHKFDPVPTRDYYRIQAVFATTQLADRKAAFLDDENTEGFEEKRFLSRARQSYRETQQQLQEVLATNAQAWFVNRLAPAETQHNAKAKTKTKAKTKISELQQRWNAALAAAQQRNPTNAFDAARSGLMKAGVAQDDLPPRYVGFTPQQHGLRRISSKGLQRLNWEFDRYQPYAHSVYNGHTPTLVRVQSPLRMPQNRTDGELESSCIRSAGDPFATGESVQPGTLSVLDELVAVQIPTGLDGRRTRLAEWIADADNPLTTRVIANRVWQWLFGTALAGNPNNFGSTGRRPTHPRLLDYLASTFVAEGWSIKKLQRRILLSEAYRRSSQHPHPQRLAELDPEGKFLAVFPPRRLSAEELRDAMLAVSGELNPTLGGIPCRPEINLEVALQPRQVMGTFASAWVPNPLPTQRHRRSIYVLKLRGLLHPMLEVFNSPAPDFSCERRESSTVTPQVFSLFNSHNSYARALALANRGWSEVSESENTPADPHRDARAIERCIELAYSRPATAEEVQTLLAHWQAIENQLPAEPRAAAPVPRKVRREAVEENTGERFAFEEKLFANEEFQPDLQAADVDRHVRALGDVCLVMFNSNEFVYVY; encoded by the coding sequence GTGAAAATCAGCACTGCCATCTTAGGTCTGTTTTGTCTGATCGGATGCTGGTTGCCGAGCCTGTGGGCGGAAGACGCCCTGCCAGCCGACCACAGCGAAATTCTGTTCGCCCGGCGGATCGCACCGCTGCTGCGGGAAAAATGTGCGGCCTGCCATGGGCAGCAGGCCGACGAAATTGAGGGCGGGCTGGACGTGACCTCGCTCGAGACCTTGACCGCCGGTGGCGATAGCGCGGCACCGGGTATCGTGCCGGGCGATCCGCAGCGCAGTTCGATTTATCTGGCGGCCCTCCGCGAGGATGCCGACTTCTCGGCCATGCCGCCCAAACAGGCGGAGCGACTGAGTGAGGAACAGCTGCGGTGGTTGGCCGATTGGATTCGCTCTGGCGCCGCGTGGCCCTCCGAGCAACGGCAAGAGGCGATCCAACGGGCATACGCGTCCGCTTGGTCGGTGGAAGATGGCGTCCGCGTCGCCACCTCCGGCGGTCTGTCACCGGCTTGGACCAACCGACGATACGATCCCCAAGACCTGTGGGCCTATCAGCCGCTGCGGCCGTTGGAGGTTTCCGAGGGCGATCGTGCGGAGATCGATGTCCTGATTGACGAGGCCTTGCCGGCTGAACTGCAACCGGCCCCTCCGGCGACGCGCGGCGAATTGATCCGACGGGCGACGTTTGATTTGACGGGCCTGCCGCCCACGCCCGAGGAGTGGCAAGCGTTCCTGGACGACCCGCGACCGGACCGCGAAGCCTTTGCCGACGTTGTGGATCGGCTGCTCGCTTCCCCGCACTACGGCGAACGCATGGCCCAACACTGGTTGGACGTTGTCCGCTACGCCGACTCATCAGGCTTCGCCAACGACTTCGAACGCGGCAACGCCTGGCGGTATCGCGACTACGTGATCCGCTCGTTCAACAATGACAAACCCTACGACCGCTTTCTCAAAGAACAGCTCGCCGGCGATGAGATCATGCCCGACGATCCCGAAGGTGTGATCGCCACCGGCTTTCTGCGGATGGGACCTTGGGAACTGACCGGGATGGAAGTCGAGCGTATCGCTCGGCAACGTTTCCTGGATGACGTGACCAACAGCGTGGGCGAAACCTTTCTCGGCCATTCTCTGCAGTGCGCCCGCTGTCATGATCACAAGTTTGATCCGGTGCCGACTCGCGACTACTACCGCATCCAAGCCGTGTTTGCGACCACGCAACTGGCCGATCGCAAGGCGGCATTTCTGGACGACGAGAACACCGAAGGTTTTGAAGAAAAGCGGTTCCTCAGTCGTGCCAGGCAGTCGTATCGCGAGACCCAACAACAACTGCAAGAGGTGTTGGCGACCAATGCCCAAGCCTGGTTCGTCAATCGCTTGGCGCCCGCCGAAACGCAACACAACGCGAAAGCAAAAACGAAAACGAAAGCCAAAACGAAAATCTCGGAATTGCAGCAGCGCTGGAACGCAGCCCTGGCGGCCGCTCAGCAACGCAATCCCACCAATGCCTTTGACGCCGCACGTTCGGGCTTGATGAAGGCGGGCGTCGCCCAGGACGATCTGCCACCGCGATACGTGGGCTTCACTCCGCAACAACACGGGCTGCGACGGATTTCCAGCAAGGGACTGCAGCGTTTGAATTGGGAATTCGATCGTTATCAACCCTATGCTCACTCGGTCTACAACGGACACACGCCCACGTTGGTACGCGTGCAGTCGCCGCTCCGTATGCCACAGAACCGCACCGATGGCGAACTGGAATCTTCGTGCATTCGATCCGCAGGGGACCCCTTTGCCACGGGCGAAAGCGTCCAGCCCGGCACGCTCAGTGTGCTGGACGAGTTGGTCGCGGTGCAGATTCCAACCGGTCTGGATGGTCGTCGCACCCGGTTGGCCGAGTGGATTGCGGACGCGGACAACCCACTGACCACGCGCGTGATCGCCAATCGCGTCTGGCAATGGCTGTTCGGAACCGCCCTGGCCGGAAATCCAAACAACTTCGGGTCGACCGGTCGCCGTCCCACGCATCCGCGGCTGTTGGATTACCTGGCGTCCACGTTTGTCGCCGAGGGCTGGTCGATCAAAAAACTGCAACGCCGCATTCTGCTGTCCGAAGCCTATCGCCGTTCGTCTCAGCACCCGCATCCACAGCGGCTCGCCGAACTGGATCCCGAGGGCAAGTTCTTGGCGGTGTTCCCTCCGCGGCGGTTGTCGGCCGAAGAACTGCGGGATGCGATGTTGGCCGTTAGCGGCGAGCTGAACCCCACGCTGGGCGGCATTCCCTGCCGGCCGGAGATCAACCTGGAAGTGGCTCTGCAACCGCGTCAAGTGATGGGCACCTTCGCGTCGGCTTGGGTTCCCAATCCGCTGCCCACACAGCGGCATCGACGATCGATCTACGTGCTGAAACTGCGAGGCCTGCTGCACCCGATGTTGGAAGTTTTTAATTCGCCCGCGCCCGACTTTTCCTGCGAACGTCGCGAGAGTTCCACAGTCACTCCCCAGGTATTCAGCCTGTTCAACAGTCACAACTCCTACGCCCGGGCCCTGGCTCTGGCCAACCGCGGCTGGAGTGAAGTCAGCGAATCGGAAAACACTCCAGCCGATCCACATCGCGATGCCAGGGCGATCGAACGCTGCATTGAACTGGCCTACAGCCGTCCCGCCACGGCGGAAGAAGTGCAAACGTTGCTGGCTCATTGGCAAGCGATTGAAAACCAGTTGCCCGCCGAGCCGCGCGCGGCTGCACCGGTGCCACGAAAGGTGCGACGCGAAGCGGTCGAAGAGAACACCGGCGAGCGGTTTGCGTTTGAAGAAAAGCTGTTTGCCAACGAAGAATTTCAGCCGGATCTGCAAGCCGCGGATGTCGATCGCCACGTCCGTGCACTGGGCGACGTGTGTTTGGTGATGTTCAATTCCAATGAGTTCGTTTACGTTTATTAA
- a CDS encoding 3-keto-disaccharide hydrolase — MNRFLFAFLTLLPTPFLSAQDAPSASTPLFDGKTLDGWHNPYEWGETTVKDGEIHLVAQRKFFLMSDREYGDYVFEGEVFLPEGKSNSGFMVRGQEGKNRVYGYQAEADPTERAWSGGLYDEGRRQWLNPLSDQPEAQKAFKKGQWNRYKIVAEGDQLQFFVNDVPTTDYHDPVDLTGRIGLQHHGEKDQLYRFRNLRVQDNGRSVWKPLFNGKDLSGWKAVGGGQWSVEDGVLVGKSPASEAKHGLLLSEKSYGDFTAKIVFRITSGNSGFYFHSQPVDQAVGIHGVQAELENSDAVGGLYETGGRGWIAKPLGYFDSFSADRQGGRKKQWAKVLAGLTPENWTTMVVSVHGDRIVTHVGDILACDIRDAKVAQQGHFALQLHGGQDMHVEIKSVELLKKQTQD; from the coding sequence ATGAACCGCTTCCTGTTCGCCTTCCTAACGCTTCTCCCAACGCCTTTTCTATCCGCACAAGACGCCCCCTCTGCGTCCACGCCGCTATTCGATGGCAAGACGCTCGACGGCTGGCACAACCCTTACGAATGGGGGGAAACAACGGTTAAGGACGGCGAGATCCATCTGGTGGCGCAACGCAAGTTTTTCCTGATGAGCGATCGTGAGTACGGGGACTATGTGTTCGAGGGCGAAGTGTTTTTGCCCGAAGGCAAGTCAAACTCCGGGTTCATGGTTCGTGGCCAGGAAGGCAAAAATCGCGTGTATGGGTATCAGGCCGAAGCGGATCCGACCGAGCGGGCGTGGTCGGGCGGACTGTACGACGAAGGCCGCCGCCAGTGGCTGAATCCGCTGAGCGACCAGCCGGAAGCTCAGAAAGCTTTTAAGAAGGGACAGTGGAACCGCTACAAAATCGTTGCCGAAGGCGATCAGCTGCAGTTCTTCGTCAACGACGTGCCCACCACCGACTACCACGACCCGGTGGATTTGACCGGCCGCATCGGGCTGCAGCATCACGGTGAAAAGGACCAACTGTATCGCTTCCGCAACCTGCGAGTTCAAGACAATGGCCGCAGCGTTTGGAAGCCGCTGTTTAACGGCAAAGACCTGAGCGGTTGGAAAGCCGTCGGCGGCGGACAGTGGAGCGTGGAAGATGGCGTGTTGGTCGGCAAAAGCCCGGCCAGCGAAGCCAAACACGGGTTGTTGTTGAGTGAAAAATCGTACGGCGACTTCACCGCAAAAATTGTCTTCCGCATCACCTCGGGCAACAGCGGCTTTTACTTTCACAGCCAGCCTGTCGATCAAGCCGTTGGCATCCACGGCGTCCAGGCGGAACTGGAAAACAGCGACGCGGTGGGCGGCTTGTACGAAACCGGCGGACGCGGCTGGATCGCCAAACCGTTGGGCTACTTCGATTCGTTTTCCGCGGACCGTCAGGGCGGGCGCAAAAAACAATGGGCCAAAGTGCTGGCCGGTTTGACGCCCGAGAACTGGACCACGATGGTGGTCAGCGTGCACGGCGACCGCATCGTAACCCACGTCGGCGATATCCTGGCCTGCGACATCCGCGATGCCAAAGTTGCCCAGCAGGGACATTTCGCGCTGCAGTTGCACGGCGGACAGGACATGCACGTCGAAATCAAATCCGTGGAACTGCTCAAGAAGCAGACCCAGGATTGA
- a CDS encoding sulfatase-like hydrolase/transferase, protein MFRLVFYVASGLLCASVVAAAERPNIILILADDVGIEGLGCYGGTSYRTPHLDQMAAEGVRFTHAYAQPLCTPTRVQLMTGKYNHRNWRAFGILDPQETTFGHALQASGYATAIFGKWQLESYDPPDWPGAAQRRGTGMHPKHAGFDEYALFHALHTEDKGSRYANPTMLEGRAGSEGELKSYPGGYGEDVWGDKILDFLDRHPDQPSFVYYPMALPHWPFQPTPRSSDWDPHQPQPTDLRYSVDMIEYMDTAVGNLLGGLQQRDRADDTIVVFYSDNGTHLDVFSKLKDGRTIQGGKATPQQTGIHVPLIVRCPDRFEPAVCDALVDASDFFPTLMHWAGTRQSSDTPRDGISFASQLNGQTGPQRQIAFFWYDPRPGWDKQRFGRSVFALNKNYKLFRGGPLMRLTDRPLEAIEVDPQAMTATDLAAQAELQAYIDAQMANVTEPPLVDAYGQPIKL, encoded by the coding sequence ATGTTTCGACTGGTCTTCTATGTTGCGAGCGGGCTGCTGTGCGCGTCGGTCGTCGCGGCCGCAGAGCGTCCCAATATCATTCTGATTTTAGCGGATGATGTGGGCATCGAAGGGCTGGGCTGCTACGGCGGCACCTCCTACCGCACGCCCCATCTGGACCAAATGGCCGCCGAGGGGGTGCGTTTTACCCACGCCTATGCCCAGCCCCTTTGCACACCTACACGCGTGCAGTTGATGACTGGTAAATACAACCACCGCAACTGGCGCGCGTTCGGTATTTTAGATCCGCAGGAAACCACTTTCGGCCACGCGTTGCAGGCCAGCGGATACGCAACGGCAATCTTTGGAAAGTGGCAACTGGAATCCTACGATCCACCCGATTGGCCCGGCGCGGCGCAGCGACGCGGAACGGGAATGCATCCCAAACACGCCGGCTTTGACGAATACGCTTTGTTCCACGCCCTGCATACCGAAGACAAGGGCTCACGCTACGCCAACCCCACGATGTTGGAAGGACGGGCCGGGAGCGAAGGGGAACTGAAATCGTATCCGGGCGGTTATGGCGAGGACGTGTGGGGCGACAAAATTTTGGACTTTCTAGATCGACATCCCGATCAACCGAGTTTTGTCTATTACCCCATGGCGCTGCCCCATTGGCCCTTTCAACCGACGCCGCGTTCGAGCGACTGGGATCCTCACCAGCCGCAACCCACCGACCTGCGTTACAGCGTGGACATGATCGAGTACATGGACACCGCGGTGGGCAATCTACTAGGCGGACTGCAGCAGCGGGATAGGGCGGACGACACGATTGTGGTTTTTTACAGCGACAACGGCACGCACCTGGATGTGTTTTCGAAACTGAAGGACGGACGCACGATCCAGGGCGGAAAAGCCACGCCGCAGCAAACCGGCATCCACGTGCCGTTGATCGTTCGCTGCCCCGATCGATTTGAACCGGCGGTCTGCGACGCGTTGGTTGATGCCTCGGATTTTTTTCCCACACTCATGCACTGGGCCGGCACGCGCCAATCCAGCGACACGCCACGCGACGGAATCAGCTTCGCATCGCAATTGAATGGGCAAACCGGACCACAGCGTCAAATTGCTTTCTTTTGGTACGACCCTCGCCCCGGCTGGGACAAACAGCGGTTCGGTCGCAGTGTGTTTGCGCTGAACAAGAACTACAAACTATTTCGCGGCGGCCCGCTGATGCGATTGACGGATCGGCCATTGGAAGCCATCGAGGTGGATCCGCAAGCGATGACCGCCACAGATCTCGCGGCTCAAGCTGAATTGCAGGCCTATATCGATGCCCAAATGGCCAATGTCACCGAACCACCACTCGTCGACGCCTACGGGCAACCCATCAAACTATAA
- a CDS encoding serine/threonine-protein kinase — translation MKCDPSLLQSLVHQSADPGAEAQPVIEHLEHCQHCRDELAALGGDPQSWCEVSEWLSAWMQLADSESCDTASAQEVDLSFLAPPAHPEMLGRIGRYDVESLLGHGGMGIVLRAHDSDLHRTVAVKVLAPQWAASPTARQRFAREAQAAASVAHENVIPIYNVEATATLPFLVMRYVPGMTLQQWVATHGPPDVGTILRVAGQLAEGLAAAHRRGLVHRDIKPGNVLVGHNIDRVWITDFGLARAADSMTLTRTGVIAGTPHYMSPEQARGEAIDHRSDLFSLGCVLYFLCSGRPPFDAENTLAVLHKIVSQRAFSLTHWRDDLPPSLVRLVQQLLQRSTERRPQDCQAVSEKIAEAQCEHQHGRRSRRRSIAGWRVALATVAVFTVATSATWGLMNWINQPAAVPRLRVWRNATPNHTSKNMGSFESMEHASSTFDFVATQIVASLDDPPTRQRIARLEADLAQAAENPDSVVFDPLKWKHSNWETPFQSVRNELVGLQAEVDNEMLQGFEDDRIWRKQIQNLETAIRQASDPRD, via the coding sequence ATGAAATGTGATCCGTCGCTCTTACAGTCGCTTGTGCATCAGTCCGCCGACCCAGGGGCCGAGGCACAGCCGGTCATAGAACACCTCGAGCACTGTCAACACTGCCGCGACGAACTGGCTGCCTTGGGGGGCGATCCGCAGTCGTGGTGTGAGGTCAGCGAGTGGTTGTCGGCTTGGATGCAGCTTGCAGACTCCGAAAGCTGTGACACTGCCAGCGCACAGGAGGTCGATTTGAGCTTCCTCGCCCCGCCGGCCCATCCCGAAATGCTCGGCCGGATTGGACGCTACGACGTGGAAAGTTTACTCGGCCACGGCGGCATGGGGATTGTGCTGCGAGCGCACGATAGCGATCTACATCGCACCGTTGCGGTTAAAGTGTTGGCACCGCAGTGGGCCGCGTCGCCAACGGCTCGCCAACGTTTCGCTCGCGAAGCTCAGGCGGCCGCCAGCGTGGCTCACGAGAACGTAATTCCCATCTACAACGTGGAAGCCACCGCAACGCTTCCGTTTCTGGTCATGCGGTATGTCCCCGGCATGACGCTGCAGCAATGGGTCGCCACACACGGGCCTCCGGATGTGGGAACCATTTTACGAGTTGCCGGGCAATTGGCAGAAGGCCTGGCGGCGGCGCACCGCAGAGGTTTGGTACATCGGGATATCAAACCGGGGAACGTGTTGGTCGGTCACAACATCGATCGCGTCTGGATTACGGACTTTGGACTGGCGCGCGCTGCGGACTCCATGACGCTCACCCGCACCGGAGTGATCGCGGGGACGCCGCACTACATGAGCCCCGAGCAGGCTCGCGGCGAAGCCATCGATCACCGCAGCGATCTGTTCAGTTTGGGTTGTGTACTGTATTTCCTGTGTTCGGGGCGGCCACCCTTCGATGCCGAGAACACGCTTGCGGTATTGCACAAGATCGTGTCGCAGCGAGCGTTCTCATTGACCCACTGGCGCGATGACCTGCCCCCTAGCTTGGTGCGGCTGGTGCAACAATTGTTGCAACGGTCGACCGAGCGCCGCCCACAGGACTGCCAAGCCGTGAGTGAAAAAATTGCCGAAGCCCAGTGCGAGCATCAACATGGCCGCCGAAGTCGGCGTCGATCAATCGCGGGATGGCGAGTCGCCCTCGCGACCGTCGCCGTGTTTACCGTGGCGACATCGGCGACGTGGGGATTGATGAACTGGATAAACCAGCCGGCGGCGGTGCCACGGTTGCGAGTGTGGAGGAACGCAACGCCAAACCACACGTCCAAAAACATGGGCTCGTTCGAGTCCATGGAACATGCCAGCTCCACGTTTGACTTCGTGGCTACTCAGATCGTTGCCTCCCTGGATGATCCGCCCACGAGACAGCGGATTGCCAGACTAGAGGCCGATCTTGCCCAGGCAGCAGAAAACCCTGATTCGGTTGTCTTTGACCCGCTGAAATGGAAGCATTCCAATTGGGAGACTCCATTTCAATCCGTTAGGAATGAACTTGTGGGGCTCCAAGCCGAAGTCGACAACGAGATGCTTCAGGGCTTTGAAGATGACCGCATTTGGCGGAAACAGATTCAGAATTTAGAAACGGCAATCCGCCAAGCAAGTGATCCACGCGACTGA
- a CDS encoding RNA polymerase sigma factor has translation MNSETRASLILRLGDPADDLAWAEFLQIYEPMLLRLARRWGLQQADAREVVQETLLAVANAIPKYKRHPHQGAFRGWLATITRNKLADHLTRRRRQVQGSGDSNVQHWLDQQADEASKVSLWDWNQKQQIFAWAAAKVRRQVNATTWEAFERTSIQGEAVSKVAKELKIREGMVYVARSRVMARLRSAVATWNAGPADASPQVDQR, from the coding sequence GTGAATTCGGAGACACGAGCGAGTCTGATCTTGCGGTTGGGGGATCCAGCCGATGACCTGGCTTGGGCTGAGTTTTTGCAGATCTACGAGCCGATGTTGCTGCGCTTGGCAAGACGTTGGGGACTGCAGCAAGCCGATGCGCGGGAAGTGGTCCAGGAAACCTTGTTGGCGGTAGCCAATGCGATCCCCAAATACAAACGTCACCCACATCAAGGCGCGTTTCGGGGATGGTTGGCTACCATCACGCGGAACAAATTGGCAGATCATTTGACTCGCCGACGCCGCCAGGTCCAAGGGTCGGGCGATTCGAATGTCCAGCATTGGTTGGATCAACAAGCCGATGAGGCGTCCAAAGTAAGCCTTTGGGATTGGAACCAAAAGCAACAAATTTTTGCATGGGCAGCAGCCAAAGTACGGCGTCAAGTAAATGCGACGACATGGGAAGCGTTTGAACGGACCAGCATTCAAGGGGAAGCAGTGTCCAAGGTCGCCAAAGAACTGAAAATCCGCGAAGGCATGGTGTACGTGGCCCGCAGTCGAGTGATGGCGCGGTTACGCAGCGCCGTGGCGACGTGGAATGCCGGACCTGCAGACGCCTCGCCACAGGTAGACCAACGATGA